From the genome of Eucalyptus grandis isolate ANBG69807.140 chromosome 2, ASM1654582v1, whole genome shotgun sequence, one region includes:
- the LOC104429771 gene encoding E3 ubiquitin-protein ligase At1g63170 — MEQVESSSGHRHIIDVERNGDASLTASHGDQQRRVDSTEDEDGLSPIMPALADQTTVNSSNRLNSVNSSSTRRRSDDYHQHRTSPLNSGLWISVELVVTVGQIIASIVVLSLSRHENPEAPLFAWVVGYASGCVATLPILYWRYHSGNRGSDQQSSRSHRGTSHSSQSEPSSYIAISVTQSTDEGNQHSEESASWNGQIADTLSSRISGLVDHFKMALDCFFAVWFVVGYVWIFGGHSSPSDTPKLLCIAFLTFSCIGYAMPFILCATICCCLPCIMSVLGIREDFSQTRGATSETINAPPIYKFKVKQDLNADGEEFNTGGSEGGVLATGTEKECFLSGEDAVCCICLSRYADNDELKELPCHHVFHVECIDKWLKINASCPLCKSEISESSGLSQSDRDS; from the exons ATGGAACAAGTGGAGAGTAGTAGTGGTCATCGGCACATAATTGATGTAGAGAGAAATGGGGACGCCTCATTGACAGCATCTCATGGTGATCAGCAACGCAGGGTAGACTCAACAGAGGATGAGGATGGACTTTCGCCTATCATGCCAGCCCTTGCGGATCAAACAACTGTAAATTCATCAAACAGATTGAACTCCGTGAATTCCTCTAGCACGAGAAGAAGGAGTGATGATTACCACCAGCATCGAACAAGTCCATTGAATTCTGGACTATGGATTTCAGTGGAGTTAGTTGTCACCGTGGGTCAAATTATAGCATCCATAGTGGTTTTGTCATTGTCAAGACATGAAAATCCAGAGGCTCCACTATTTGCATGGGTTGTAGGTTATGCATCTGGTTGTGTGGCAACACTGCCTATTCTTTACTGGCGTTATCATTCTGGCAACCGTGGTAGTGATCAGCAGTCCAGTCGATCCCATCGAGGGACTTCTCATAGTAGTCAATCAGAGCCTAGCTCTTATATAGCTATCTCTGTCACACAGTCCACAGATGAGGGCAATCAACATTCTGAAGAATCGGCATCATGGAATGGCCAAATTGCAGACACTCTGAGTTCACG AATTAGTGGGCTGGTGGACCATTTCAAGATGGCCTTAGACTGTTTTTTTGCTGTATGGTTTGTTGTTGGCTATGTGTGGATTTTTGGAGGTCACTCTTCACCTTCTGATACTCCGAAACT GTTATGTATAGCATTTCTAACTTTTAGCTGTATTGGATATGCCATGCCTTTTATACTATGTGCAACAATTTGTTGCTGCCTACCTTGCATAATGTCTGTTCTGGGCATCCGAGAAGACTTTTCGCAGACAAGAGGAGCCACCTCAGAAACCATCAATGCTCCTCCTATCTACAAATTCAAGGTGAAGCAAGACTTAAATGCTGACGGTGAGGAATTTAACACAGGAGGAAGTGAAGGCGGGGTCTTGGCTACAGGGACAGAAAAGGAGTGTTTCTTGTCAGGAGAAGATGCG GTTTGCTGTATTTGCTTGTCAAGATATGCAGATAACGATGAACTTAAAGAGCTACCTTGTCACCATGTCTTCCACGTTGAGTGCATTGATAAATGGTTAAAGATCAATGCCTCATGCCCCCTCTGTAAAAGTGAGATTAGCGAGAGCAGTGGGCTTTCGCAATCTGACAGAGACAGCTAG